One genomic region from Bacillus sp. SLBN-46 encodes:
- a CDS encoding ABC transporter transmembrane domain-containing protein, with amino-acid sequence MFSVLKKLSWFFKENWKRYVVAVTLLILVGILDVIPPKIIGMAIDDIHIGVMNKEKIVHYLSILLIIMVSSYAITYIWMYQLFGGAFLVERKLRSRFMNHLLKMTPAFYEQNRTGDLMARATNDLKAISITAGFGILTLVDSSVWMLTLLITMGVMISWKLTLAAIIPLPIMALLMKMYGKRLHTRFMEAQDSFGELNDSVLESIAGVRVIRAYVQEKADCERFHQLTEDVYEKNIRVAKIDSLFDPTIKVLVGISYLIGLGYGAYLVFHQAITLGNLVSFNVYLGMLIWPMFAIGELINVMQRGNASLDRVNETLSYKEDVENPVKAVEVSEPSRIDYKEVTFRYPSSKENNLINVNVQLFQGQTLGIVGKTGSGKTTFIKQLLRQYPLGSGELSISDISLEQQTLNQIRHWIGYVPQDHVLFSKSVRENILFGRREASEKDLETAIDLAAFRKDLDMLPEGLNTLVGEKGVALSGGQKQRISIARALIRNPEILILDDSLSAVDAKTEKRIIENIRKVRQEKTTIITTHRMSAVQHADHILVLDEGRIIEEGTHEQLLEKDGWYKEQFLRQQIENRVESEVTA; translated from the coding sequence ATGTTTTCGGTATTAAAAAAATTAAGCTGGTTCTTCAAAGAGAATTGGAAACGATATGTGGTAGCTGTGACGCTATTGATTTTAGTAGGTATTCTAGACGTAATACCGCCAAAAATAATTGGTATGGCAATCGATGATATTCATATCGGTGTAATGAATAAAGAAAAAATTGTACACTATCTTAGTATTCTTTTAATCATCATGGTAAGCTCCTATGCAATAACCTATATATGGATGTATCAATTGTTTGGGGGAGCCTTTTTAGTTGAGAGAAAGCTAAGGTCCCGTTTTATGAACCATTTGTTAAAGATGACACCAGCCTTTTACGAACAAAACCGTACAGGTGATTTAATGGCACGTGCCACTAATGACCTAAAGGCTATTTCGATTACAGCTGGATTTGGAATATTAACCCTTGTTGACTCAAGTGTCTGGATGTTGACTCTACTTATCACGATGGGAGTTATGATTAGTTGGAAGCTAACTTTAGCTGCCATTATTCCACTCCCCATAATGGCACTACTAATGAAAATGTATGGAAAAAGACTGCATACTCGCTTTATGGAAGCCCAAGATTCTTTTGGTGAGCTCAATGACAGTGTCTTAGAATCAATCGCTGGAGTAAGGGTTATTCGGGCCTATGTTCAAGAAAAGGCTGATTGTGAGCGATTCCATCAATTAACGGAAGATGTGTATGAAAAAAATATCAGAGTAGCAAAGATTGATTCATTGTTTGATCCAACTATCAAAGTGCTTGTAGGAATTAGTTATTTAATTGGACTTGGATATGGAGCCTATCTAGTTTTCCACCAAGCGATTACATTAGGAAATCTTGTTTCTTTTAATGTTTACTTAGGAATGCTAATTTGGCCAATGTTTGCAATAGGAGAGTTAATAAATGTCATGCAGCGTGGAAATGCCTCGCTAGATCGTGTTAATGAGACTCTCAGTTACAAAGAGGATGTGGAAAATCCAGTTAAAGCGGTTGAAGTATCAGAACCTAGTCGAATTGACTATAAAGAGGTTACCTTCCGTTATCCATCTTCTAAGGAGAATAATCTTATCAATGTAAATGTTCAGCTGTTCCAAGGGCAAACATTAGGGATCGTTGGGAAAACGGGTAGCGGAAAGACCACTTTTATTAAACAATTATTAAGGCAATACCCATTAGGATCAGGGGAGTTGTCCATATCCGATATTTCGTTAGAGCAACAAACACTTAACCAGATTCGGCATTGGATAGGCTATGTGCCTCAGGATCATGTGCTTTTTTCAAAAAGTGTGAGAGAAAATATCCTTTTTGGAAGACGCGAGGCGAGTGAGAAAGATTTAGAAACAGCTATAGATTTAGCTGCCTTTCGTAAAGACTTAGACATGCTTCCTGAAGGTCTCAATACTCTTGTTGGTGAAAAAGGAGTGGCTTTATCTGGTGGGCAAAAACAAAGGATATCAATTGCGAGGGCATTAATTAGAAATCCAGAAATTCTTATTCTTGATGATTCCTTGTCTGCGGTAGATGCAAAAACGGAAAAAAGAATCATTGAGAATATTCGTAAAGTTAGACAAGAAAAAACGACCATTATTACTACTCATCGAATGTCAGCAGTACAGCATGCCGATCATATTTTAGTCTTGGACGAAGGCCGAATTATCGAAGAAGGAACACATGAACAGCTTTTAGAAAAAGACGGGTGGTATAAGGAACAATTTTTACGCCAGCAGATTGAAAATAGAGTAGAGAGTGAGGTGACAGCATGA
- a CDS encoding PBP1A family penicillin-binding protein, with protein sequence MIFKDIFKNWKKWHLLQFIVLFVLIIILGFFGIISYFANSADISKLKNELPQPTVFYDVSGKVASKVSANKNEGVPIKEIPKSMKNAVVAIEDHRYYQHNGVDLIGTSRALFRDLKAGGMVEGGSTITQQLTKNTLLTSEKTLNRKIQEVFLALAVERKYSKQEILQMYLNQIYFGNGAYGIKQAASKYFAKDVKELTISESAILAGLIKAPSALNPYDHMKQATERRNIVLLQMKKQGYISSKQYEQALHEEVVLNDKGGDPFRGKFPYYVDQVLEEAIKQYGLSQDDLLTGGYRIYTELDPKVQASMEKTYENDSLFPKGNDRLVQSGGVIVDPKTGGVRALVGGRGEHTFRGYNRATQLEAQPGSSFKPLAVYTPALEEGWKITDMLKDEPMKFGSYQPSNYDHQYEGEVPMYEAVKESKNVSAVWLLNQLGIQKGLDSIKKFGISLDKADRNLSLALGGLHKGVSPLNMAEAFSVFPNNGVRIEAHVIKKIVDADGQVVAEWKEKKVKVTTKSVTDNMTTMLLGVVEQGTGKAAQIPGRETAGKTGSTQVPIKGINGLKDQWFVGYTPQLVGAFWVGYDKTDASHYITPTSGTGSAVLFREVMTDALRNQPNQSFKVTHISTLIEKKKKEEESKRGIKEKFNNELQKWEDKWNKHKEKKPKNKGKGKGH encoded by the coding sequence ATGATATTCAAAGATATTTTTAAGAACTGGAAAAAGTGGCATTTGCTTCAATTCATTGTTTTATTTGTGTTAATCATCATCCTAGGATTTTTTGGAATTATTTCTTATTTTGCAAATAGTGCCGATATATCTAAATTGAAAAATGAACTGCCACAACCCACGGTGTTTTATGATGTGAGTGGGAAAGTGGCAAGTAAGGTTTCAGCTAATAAGAATGAAGGAGTTCCTATTAAGGAAATTCCCAAATCAATGAAAAATGCTGTTGTTGCTATCGAGGATCATCGATACTATCAACATAATGGTGTCGATCTGATAGGTACCTCGAGGGCTCTCTTCCGGGACCTTAAAGCAGGAGGAATGGTCGAAGGGGGTAGCACGATTACCCAGCAATTAACAAAGAATACATTGCTTACATCTGAAAAAACATTGAACAGAAAAATACAGGAAGTATTTTTAGCCCTTGCAGTCGAAAGAAAATATTCCAAACAAGAAATTTTGCAAATGTATTTAAATCAAATTTATTTTGGAAACGGTGCATATGGAATAAAGCAAGCGGCCAGTAAATATTTTGCCAAAGATGTTAAAGAACTCACTATAAGTGAATCAGCCATACTTGCCGGACTAATCAAAGCTCCATCCGCTCTAAATCCATATGACCATATGAAACAAGCAACTGAACGTCGTAATATCGTCTTATTACAAATGAAAAAACAAGGATATATTTCGAGTAAGCAATATGAACAAGCTTTACATGAGGAAGTAGTTCTAAATGATAAGGGAGGAGATCCGTTTCGTGGAAAATTCCCTTATTATGTTGATCAAGTCTTAGAAGAAGCGATTAAACAATATGGTTTATCACAGGATGATTTATTAACAGGGGGATACCGAATTTATACGGAGCTTGATCCAAAAGTGCAAGCATCGATGGAGAAAACATATGAAAATGATAGCTTGTTCCCTAAAGGAAACGATCGTCTTGTTCAAAGTGGTGGTGTCATCGTTGACCCTAAAACTGGAGGAGTCAGAGCACTTGTTGGTGGTAGGGGCGAGCACACTTTCAGAGGATATAACCGTGCTACACAGTTAGAAGCACAACCAGGATCTTCTTTTAAGCCGTTAGCAGTGTATACGCCTGCACTTGAAGAAGGCTGGAAAATTACTGATATGTTAAAGGATGAGCCAATGAAGTTCGGAAGCTACCAGCCGAGTAATTATGACCATCAATATGAGGGCGAAGTACCGATGTATGAGGCAGTGAAAGAGTCGAAAAATGTCTCTGCCGTATGGCTCCTAAATCAACTGGGGATACAAAAAGGGTTGGATTCAATCAAAAAGTTTGGTATTTCCTTGGATAAAGCGGACCGTAATCTATCACTTGCTCTTGGCGGGTTACATAAGGGGGTTTCCCCACTTAATATGGCAGAAGCCTTTTCAGTGTTTCCTAATAATGGCGTCCGTATAGAAGCACATGTAATTAAAAAAATTGTTGATGCAGATGGTCAGGTTGTCGCAGAGTGGAAAGAAAAGAAAGTGAAAGTGACAACAAAATCAGTTACGGATAATATGACAACCATGCTCTTAGGTGTAGTGGAACAAGGAACTGGAAAAGCAGCGCAAATACCTGGTAGGGAAACAGCAGGGAAAACAGGTTCCACGCAGGTGCCAATTAAAGGGATCAATGGTTTGAAAGATCAATGGTTCGTTGGCTATACCCCTCAACTAGTTGGAGCGTTTTGGGTTGGCTATGACAAAACAGATGCCAGTCATTATATAACTCCAACAAGCGGTACAGGTTCAGCGGTGTTATTCCGTGAAGTGATGACGGACGCTCTTAGAAACCAACCTAATCAAAGCTTTAAAGTGACCCATATTTCTACTTTGATTGAGAAGAAAAAGAAAGAAGAAGAGAGCAAACGGGGAATCAAAGAGAAGTTTAATAACGAATTACAAAAATGGGAAGATAAATGGAATAAACATAAAGAAAAAAAACCAAAAAATAAAGGAAAAGGTAAGGGGCATTAA
- a CDS encoding helix-turn-helix domain-containing protein, translating to MTRDEIIMQVSEKLRLIRTEAGYTQDKMAEIIGVSKKTLVQIEKGRVLANWSTAVSICALFRETETVQFLFGNEPLEVLETVAREGIDFRKTKTLGGRIWWKVVNKKNGFILQQNILSKHFRILDEQNYRIFSSFDEKLTKQRFKEVAKN from the coding sequence GTGACCAGGGATGAAATTATTATGCAGGTTTCTGAAAAGCTTCGTCTTATTCGGACGGAAGCAGGATATACTCAGGATAAAATGGCAGAAATTATTGGTGTCTCAAAAAAAACACTTGTACAAATTGAGAAGGGAAGAGTTCTTGCCAACTGGTCCACTGCTGTTTCTATTTGTGCTCTTTTTCGTGAAACGGAAACAGTTCAATTCTTATTTGGGAATGAGCCTTTAGAAGTATTGGAAACTGTCGCACGTGAAGGAATAGATTTCCGTAAAACGAAAACGCTTGGAGGCCGAATTTGGTGGAAAGTAGTAAATAAGAAGAATGGATTTATTCTTCAACAAAATATACTTAGTAAACATTTTCGAATACTAGATGAGCAAAACTATAGGATTTTTAGTAGCTTCGATGAAAAGCTTACAAAACAACGGTTTAAAGAAGTTGCTAAAAACTAA
- a CDS encoding FeoB-associated Cys-rich membrane protein, producing MIANIIIGAAIFGYATWALVKFINKSKKGKCAACELKNSCSSQCGLPPNINK from the coding sequence ATGATTGCAAATATTATTATTGGGGCAGCGATTTTTGGATATGCAACATGGGCTTTAGTAAAGTTCATAAATAAATCTAAAAAAGGGAAATGCGCTGCATGTGAACTTAAAAATTCCTGTTCAAGTCAGTGCGGACTTCCGCCAAACATAAATAAATAA
- the feoB gene encoding ferrous iron transport protein B: MEIALIGNPNTGKTSLFNNLTGSYEYVGNWSGVTVEKKVGVFKKNLGHLIDLPGVYTLNPLSKDEGVVTSFFLNESVDRLLNILDASQLERNLHLTLQLLEFEKPALIGLNMIDVANKRGIQIDYMKLSEILGVSVVPVVARSGKGCDKLVDVIGAKSIQPTKKNLTYYGKELEEAITAFSGELTGKTNHSLRFLAIQYFEGNEYVKNYVNGLTNPQKLKAIMGKLESELQKQTDFKSLTNFIYLKRKEVIEKIIAEVSRKSDTVIPLSEKIDSIVTNRYLGMPIFLLLMYFMFMLTFDWLGTPLSDALDSLLTGPVTVGFEKVLGAIHASAFIHALIIEGLVAGVGGVLVFVPQIFILFFFISLLEDSGYMARVALVMDRIMESVGLNGKAFIPMMIGFGCNVPGIMAARTIETPRERLLTILLTPLMSCSARLPVYALFVGAFFAAHKAFVVLSLYVLGIVVALVLAKVFSTTLLKSETSLFVIELPPYRLPQFQSLWRSTWDKGKGFVRKAGTFIFAGSVFIWLLSYAGPKGLNVDMDHSFLAAIGNIIAPIFDPIGFGTWQASASLITGFLAKEAIISTMNIIYFVPNDAGLQALLANYYTPLAAYSFMVFILLYIPCLATVATIYKETNSKKWTAFSMIYAFVIAYVLSLIIYQGGMLLGIG, translated from the coding sequence ATGGAAATTGCTCTTATAGGAAACCCAAATACGGGAAAGACATCATTGTTTAATAACTTAACAGGTTCCTATGAATATGTGGGGAACTGGAGCGGTGTAACAGTTGAAAAAAAGGTTGGAGTATTTAAGAAAAACCTTGGACATTTAATAGATTTACCTGGAGTATACACTCTTAATCCATTATCAAAAGATGAAGGTGTTGTCACATCCTTCTTTTTAAATGAATCAGTGGACCGTTTATTGAATATTTTAGATGCCTCACAATTAGAGAGGAATCTTCATTTAACACTCCAATTGCTTGAGTTTGAAAAGCCTGCACTTATCGGATTAAATATGATAGATGTTGCTAATAAGCGAGGCATTCAAATTGATTATATGAAACTTTCGGAGATTCTCGGTGTTTCAGTAGTGCCTGTTGTGGCAAGAAGTGGGAAAGGGTGCGATAAACTTGTAGATGTGATCGGAGCGAAATCCATCCAACCAACTAAAAAAAATCTCACTTATTATGGTAAAGAGCTCGAGGAAGCAATTACTGCATTTTCAGGGGAATTAACTGGAAAAACAAATCACTCTCTACGTTTTTTAGCGATCCAATACTTTGAAGGCAATGAATATGTAAAAAACTATGTTAATGGTCTAACCAACCCACAAAAGCTTAAAGCTATTATGGGAAAATTAGAATCGGAGTTACAAAAACAGACCGACTTTAAATCATTAACAAATTTTATTTATTTAAAAAGAAAAGAAGTTATTGAAAAAATCATTGCTGAAGTGTCTAGAAAAAGTGATACCGTTATACCGTTGTCTGAAAAGATAGATTCTATCGTTACAAATCGATACCTTGGTATGCCGATCTTTTTACTGTTAATGTATTTTATGTTTATGTTAACGTTTGATTGGTTGGGAACCCCATTATCGGATGCTTTAGATTCTTTATTAACTGGACCTGTGACGGTGGGATTTGAGAAAGTTTTGGGAGCCATCCATGCATCGGCATTTATCCATGCATTGATTATTGAAGGCTTAGTAGCAGGTGTGGGCGGCGTGCTCGTGTTTGTTCCACAAATTTTTATTCTTTTCTTCTTCATTTCATTATTAGAGGATTCGGGATACATGGCTCGTGTTGCACTAGTAATGGATCGAATTATGGAATCGGTTGGACTTAACGGAAAAGCATTTATACCGATGATGATAGGTTTTGGTTGTAATGTACCTGGAATCATGGCAGCACGAACAATTGAAACCCCACGTGAGCGTTTGTTAACGATCCTGCTCACCCCGTTAATGTCATGTTCCGCACGATTACCTGTATATGCCTTATTTGTCGGAGCATTTTTCGCCGCTCATAAAGCATTTGTTGTGTTAAGTCTTTATGTTCTAGGGATTGTTGTTGCTTTAGTATTGGCCAAAGTATTCTCTACTACCTTACTAAAATCTGAAACTTCCTTGTTTGTTATTGAACTGCCGCCATATAGGTTGCCACAGTTTCAATCTCTTTGGAGAAGCACATGGGATAAAGGAAAAGGGTTTGTAAGAAAGGCTGGAACATTTATTTTTGCAGGTTCTGTTTTTATTTGGTTGTTATCCTATGCGGGCCCCAAAGGACTAAATGTAGATATGGATCATAGTTTCTTAGCAGCAATTGGAAACATAATTGCTCCAATCTTTGATCCAATTGGCTTTGGAACATGGCAGGCTTCGGCATCGTTAATTACTGGATTTCTAGCAAAAGAAGCGATTATCTCAACGATGAATATTATTTATTTTGTTCCGAATGATGCTGGTTTACAAGCATTGCTGGCTAATTATTACACACCGCTTGCTGCTTATAGTTTCATGGTATTCATTTTGTTATATATTCCATGCTTAGCAACTGTAGCAACGATTTATAAAGAAACTAATTCAAAAAAATGGACAGCTTTTTCTATGATTTATGCCTTTGTGATTGCCTATGTATTGTCATTAATCATTTACCAAGGTGGTATGTTGTTGGGAATTGGTTAA
- a CDS encoding FeoA family protein: MFGSLKAGDKGKILDLSHVGHLVQRRLLDLGITEGSEVCVKCVMPFGGPIMIESCGQCVGIRRKEALQIEVERI, translated from the coding sequence ATGTTTGGTTCATTAAAAGCGGGAGATAAAGGGAAAATATTAGATCTTTCTCATGTTGGTCACCTAGTTCAAAGACGATTGCTTGATTTAGGAATCACAGAAGGATCAGAAGTATGTGTAAAATGCGTCATGCCGTTTGGTGGTCCAATTATGATAGAGTCCTGCGGACAATGCGTTGGAATCCGCCGCAAGGAAGCCCTTCAGATTGAGGTGGAAAGAATCTAA
- the thiT gene encoding energy-coupled thiamine transporter ThiT gives MNKNRSNTLFITEVAVFTALAYLLDYVGNILSFKIWPQGGSISIAMVPVFLMAYRWGVKGGVLTGFLLGLLQFILGYSQIYTLIQGIIDYFIAFTVVGFAGIFAAQIKNALNNQNKGKWMTYVVLGAFLGSVLRYLCHVVSGIVFFGEYAPKGQPVAVYSLLYNGTYMLPSFIISAIIIILVISALPKRLFK, from the coding sequence ATGAACAAGAACAGGAGTAACACGCTTTTTATTACAGAAGTAGCGGTGTTTACCGCACTTGCTTATTTATTAGATTATGTTGGGAATATCCTTTCGTTTAAAATTTGGCCACAAGGGGGATCTATTTCGATTGCCATGGTCCCGGTGTTTCTTATGGCTTATCGCTGGGGGGTTAAAGGTGGCGTCCTTACAGGATTCTTATTAGGACTATTACAATTTATTCTTGGATATTCACAAATTTATACCTTAATACAAGGAATTATTGATTACTTTATTGCCTTTACTGTTGTGGGCTTTGCCGGTATTTTTGCAGCACAAATAAAGAATGCACTTAATAATCAGAACAAAGGAAAATGGATGACCTACGTAGTACTTGGAGCCTTCTTAGGAAGTGTTCTTCGTTACCTTTGCCATGTCGTATCTGGGATTGTGTTTTTTGGAGAATATGCTCCAAAAGGGCAGCCAGTAGCTGTGTACTCCCTGCTATATAATGGAACCTATATGCTTCCAAGCTTCATTATCAGTGCCATTATCATTATTCTAGTTATCAGTGCATTACCAAAAAGATTGTTTAAATAA
- a CDS encoding histidine kinase N-terminal domain-containing protein — protein MFTGEQTDLVAFFQKNKEKLVQEWEDSIVINHGDPFKLKIRENGEALLNVILSMHKVSKEELIEIVKKIAIEVSEERVLANINIGDFVYNVNLGRTILYSYLSKTGISWSDLQESINKINFCFDKFLYYAVSHYSEAKNKIIEEKTMFIDSTHQDRLTLLGQMTSSFIHEFRNPLTSVQGFIQLLKADYPNMRYLDIISGELDQLNFRISQFLLLSKKELIGKEKIDFKLNQLIDEVLNFLYPSILDGKVKIKRDLSKDFTLNGYADEIRQVFINIIFNAIDVLNHHEVDLPTIEISTWVENEELIKISISNNGPAIPAELRKTIFEPFFTTKKLGTGLGLFVCKEIIEKHKGELTCESSHDKTTFSICLPALS, from the coding sequence ATGTTTACGGGAGAACAAACGGATTTAGTTGCATTTTTTCAAAAAAATAAAGAAAAACTAGTACAAGAGTGGGAAGATTCAATTGTCATTAATCACGGGGACCCCTTCAAGTTGAAAATTAGGGAAAATGGGGAAGCCCTACTTAATGTAATTCTTTCTATGCATAAGGTATCTAAAGAGGAACTTATAGAAATCGTTAAAAAGATTGCCATAGAAGTTTCAGAAGAAAGGGTACTGGCTAATATCAATATTGGTGATTTTGTCTATAATGTCAATCTTGGTCGGACCATTCTATACAGTTATCTGAGTAAAACAGGAATTTCCTGGTCAGATTTGCAAGAATCCATAAATAAGATTAATTTTTGTTTTGATAAATTTTTATACTATGCGGTGTCCCATTATTCAGAAGCTAAAAACAAGATTATCGAAGAAAAGACGATGTTCATTGATTCTACTCATCAGGACCGATTGACCCTTCTCGGTCAAATGACATCAAGCTTTATTCATGAATTTAGGAATCCGCTCACTTCTGTTCAAGGATTTATCCAATTACTGAAGGCGGATTATCCAAACATGCGATATTTAGATATCATTTCAGGTGAGTTAGACCAACTTAATTTTCGAATATCTCAGTTTCTTTTGCTTTCAAAAAAGGAACTTATAGGGAAAGAAAAAATTGATTTCAAATTGAATCAACTTATCGATGAAGTGTTAAATTTCCTCTATCCAAGTATCTTGGATGGAAAAGTGAAAATTAAACGAGATTTGAGCAAAGATTTCACTTTGAATGGATATGCTGATGAAATTAGGCAAGTCTTTATTAATATTATATTTAATGCCATTGATGTACTAAACCATCACGAAGTGGACTTACCTACAATTGAAATAAGCACCTGGGTGGAAAATGAAGAGTTGATAAAAATCAGTATATCTAATAATGGACCTGCCATTCCGGCGGAATTAAGAAAAACCATTTTTGAACCCTTTTTTACAACTAAAAAGTTAGGTACTGGTCTTGGATTATTTGTTTGTAAAGAAATTATTGAGAAACATAAGGGAGAATTAACATGCGAATCCTCTCATGATAAAACAACTTTTTCTATCTGCTTACCTGCACTATCTTAA
- a CDS encoding GNAT family protein gives MFTLKVDNEIELQLFQHHHALKLYQLVERNRDHLREWLPWVDSMNSPYQFESIIPIWLNQFAENQGFNVGILFKGELVGSIGLHQIDWHNRTVSVGYYLSKSAEGHGVMTRSVQAILNYAFFDLGLNRVEIRCGVKNQKSRAIPERLGFVKEGTIRDGEQLYGKYHDLICYGMLARDWNGLITS, from the coding sequence ATGTTTACATTAAAAGTTGATAATGAAATTGAACTTCAGTTGTTTCAACATCACCACGCTCTAAAACTTTATCAGCTAGTCGAAAGAAATCGAGACCATTTACGAGAATGGCTTCCTTGGGTGGACTCCATGAATTCCCCTTATCAATTTGAATCCATTATTCCAATCTGGCTTAACCAATTTGCTGAAAACCAAGGATTCAACGTTGGAATTCTTTTTAAAGGAGAACTCGTCGGCTCCATTGGTTTACACCAAATAGATTGGCATAACAGAACAGTTAGTGTTGGCTACTATCTTTCCAAATCCGCAGAGGGGCATGGCGTCATGACACGATCTGTTCAAGCCATACTAAATTATGCTTTCTTCGATTTGGGTTTAAATCGGGTGGAAATACGCTGCGGAGTAAAGAACCAAAAAAGCCGTGCCATTCCTGAAAGGCTTGGGTTTGTAAAGGAAGGCACAATAAGAGACGGTGAACAATTATATGGTAAATATCATGACCTCATTTGCTATGGCATGCTTGCACGCGACTGGAATGGGTTGATCACTAGTTAA
- a CDS encoding hemolysin family protein: MIGINVGIIVILVAFTAFFVASEFAMVKVRTTRIDQLIAEGNTKAEKAKKILSNLDGYLSATQVGITITSLILGWLGEPTIRVLLSPLFEWIQIPFSIKQILSFIVAFGVITYFNVVVGELAPKTFAIQKSEQIILLFAPALILFYRLMYPFIWALNRSARFVTGLFGIDPISDQDMVLSEEELRMILSQSYESGEINQSEYRYMNRIFEFDNRIAKEIMVPRTEVVTLSKDACMEEIINIVKEEKYTRYPLIDGDKDNILGVVNIKEVLTDCIQQKCNGKEPLLPYLKPVIHVIETIPIQELLVKLQKNRSHMAVLSDEYGGTAGIVTVEDILEEIVGEIRDEFDLDELPLIQKKGENHYVLDGKVLISVVNDLLGTNLEEEEVDTIGGWFLTQKFDVHEGESIEMEGFVFQIKEIEGHHIVYIEVKKAPTSSVK, translated from the coding sequence ATGATTGGGATAAATGTAGGGATTATTGTTATCCTAGTTGCTTTTACTGCATTTTTTGTGGCTTCTGAATTTGCAATGGTAAAGGTACGAACAACAAGAATTGATCAATTAATCGCTGAAGGCAATACAAAAGCAGAGAAAGCGAAGAAAATACTCTCCAATTTGGATGGATATTTATCCGCTACCCAAGTAGGAATTACTATTACCTCCTTAATACTAGGCTGGCTAGGGGAGCCAACCATAAGAGTATTACTAAGTCCCCTATTTGAATGGATTCAAATACCCTTTTCAATAAAACAGATTCTCTCGTTTATTGTTGCTTTTGGTGTTATTACTTATTTTAATGTTGTGGTTGGAGAACTCGCTCCTAAAACATTTGCTATTCAGAAATCGGAACAAATCATCTTGCTGTTTGCTCCAGCACTTATTTTGTTTTATAGACTAATGTATCCTTTTATCTGGGCCCTCAATAGATCAGCACGATTTGTTACCGGTCTTTTCGGGATTGACCCAATCTCTGATCAAGATATGGTTCTTTCCGAAGAGGAACTAAGGATGATACTTTCCCAAAGCTATGAGAGTGGAGAAATTAATCAATCTGAATATCGCTATATGAACCGAATTTTTGAGTTTGATAATCGGATTGCGAAAGAAATTATGGTACCAAGGACAGAAGTGGTCACCCTCTCTAAAGATGCTTGTATGGAAGAAATTATTAATATTGTAAAGGAAGAAAAATATACAAGATATCCATTAATTGATGGGGATAAGGACAATATTTTAGGAGTTGTAAATATTAAAGAAGTACTAACGGATTGTATCCAGCAAAAATGCAATGGTAAGGAACCCCTCCTTCCATACTTGAAACCAGTCATTCACGTCATAGAAACGATTCCCATTCAAGAACTATTAGTAAAACTGCAAAAGAACAGAAGCCATATGGCAGTATTATCAGATGAGTATGGTGGCACAGCCGGTATTGTAACCGTTGAGGACATACTTGAAGAAATTGTGGGAGAAATACGGGATGAATTTGATTTGGACGAGCTCCCTCTTATTCAGAAAAAGGGAGAAAACCACTACGTGCTGGATGGAAAAGTACTAATAAGTGTGGTAAATGATCTTTTAGGTACCAATCTCGAAGAAGAAGAGGTTGACACGATTGGAGGCTGGTTCTTAACACAAAAATTTGATGTACATGAAGGAGAAAGCATTGAAATGGAAGGATTTGTTTTTCAAATTAAAGAAATTGAAGGTCACCACATAGTATATATTGAAGTTAAAAAAGCACCAACGTCTTCTGTTAAGTAG